The following coding sequences lie in one Labrus bergylta chromosome 13, fLabBer1.1, whole genome shotgun sequence genomic window:
- the LOC109975140 gene encoding trace amine-associated receptor 8a-like, with translation MMEGDKLCFPQLNTSCTRPKSSHSDTVLIYIVLSIISMLTVSLNMLVIISISHFKKLHTPTNLLLLSLAVSDFFVGLLMFFQIILIDGCWFLGDFMCNLYYILDFIITSSSVGNMVLISIDRYIAICDPLHYSTKVTVRGTIICTCLCWVCSVLYNSIIMKDNLKQPGKFNSCSGECVVVVDYVAGLADLFFSFIGPVTVIIVLYMCVFVVAVLQARVMRSHIAAVSIKSSVTVTAKKSEMKAARTLGVVIVVFLLCLCPYFCVTLSGQDTLLNASSAAFVICLFYFNSCLNPLIYAFFYPWFRKSVKLIVTLKILKPGSCETNILQRAL, from the exons atgatGGAGGGAGACAAACTCTGCTTTCCACAACTCAACACCTCCTGTACAAGGCCAAAGAGCTCTCACTCGGACACTGTGCTAATTTACATTGTGCTGTCCATCATCTCAATGCTCACCGTATCTCTCAACATGCTGGTGATCATCTCCATCTCACACTTCaa GAAGCTCCACACTCCtacaaacctcctcctcctctctctggctGTCTCAGATTTCTTCGTGGGCCTCCTCATGTTCTTTCAAATCATCCTCATAGACGGCTGCTGGTTCCTCGGTGACTTTATGTGTAATCTCTATTATATTCTAGATTTCATAATTACATCCTCATCCGTAGGAAACATGGTGCTCATATCAATCGATCGCTATATTGCCATTTGTGACCCTCTGCACTATTCTACAAAGGTGACTGTGAGAGGAACTATAATCTGCACTTGTCTATGTTgggtctgttctgttctgtacaACAGTATCATTATGAAAGATAACTTGAAACAACCAGGCAAGTTTAATTCCTGCTCTGGAGagtgtgtggttgttgttgattaTGTTGCTGGACTTGCAGatctatttttttcctttattggtCCTGTCACCGTCATCATtgttctgtacatgtgtgtatttgttgtggcTGTGCTTCAGGCTCGTGTCATGAGGTCTCATATTGCAGCAGTCTCGATCAAAAGTTCAGTGACTGTTACTGCCAAGAAATCTGAAATGAAAGCAGCCAGGACTCTTGGGGTTGTTATagttgtgtttcttttatgCCTTTGCCCATATTTCTGTGTAACACTCTCAGGACAGGACACTTTGCTCAACGCTTCATCTGCTGCTTTTGTCATATGTTTGTTCTACTTCAACTCCTGTCTAAACCCCTTGATCTACGCCTTTTTTTACCCCTGGTTTAGAAAATCTGTAAAGCTTATTGTTACTCTTAAGATACTCAAACCTGGTTCCTGTGAGACCAACATACTGCAAAGAGCACTGTGA